The Pseudonocardia broussonetiae DNA segment TGGGGCCGTGACCGTCGTCGCCGCCCCCGTCCCGGGAGGCCTCCACTCGCTACCGTGGAGCGAGTGGCCTCCTCGCGACGACTCCGCGCCCTGATCACCAACGACGACGGCATCGACTCGCCCGGGCTGTGGACGCTGGCCGCGTCCGCGCGGGACGCTGGGTTCGACGTGGTCGTGGCGGCGCCGCACGTCGACGCGAGCGGGGTGGGGGCGTCGGTGCTGTCGGTGCGGGAGGACGGCCGGGTGCGGCTGCACCCGCGGGAGATCCCCGGCCTCGACGGCGTGCCGGCGTTCGCGGTGGAGGGGCACCCGGCGTTCATCGTCACCTCCGCGGGCCGCGGCTGGCTCGACCCGGAGCCCGACGTCGTGCTGTCGGGCATCAACCTCGGCGCCAACACCGGGCACGCGGTGCTGCACTCGGGCACGGTCGGCGCGGCGCTGGCCGCCGGGCTGCAGGGCAGGCGGTCGCTCGCGGTCTCGCTCGACACGGGGTGGACGCCGCCCGAGCGGCCGCACTGGGAGGCGGCCGCGCAGGTGCTGCCCGAGGTGCTGGACCTGCTGCTCGGCACCGAGGAGGGCACCGTGCTCAACCTCAACGTGCCCGACCTGCCGCCCGCCGAGCTCGGTCCGCTGCGGGAGGCGCGCCTCGCGGCGTTCGGCATGGTGCAGGTGCGGATCGCGCAGCGCACGACCGACGGCGGCGAGGGCCTGCACATGACGTGGGACGACCGGGCCGAACCGCCGGAGCCGGGCACCGACACCGCGCTGCTGCGCGAGGGCCACCCGACGCTGACGCGGCTCGTGTCGGTCGGCGAGCGCCCCGGCGTCCTGGGGCCCGGCGTACCGACGTCGTGAGTGGCGACCGGGGCCCTGGCCCTGGTTCGCACTCACGGGCACCCCGGTGCAGGTGTGACTCAGGTCACCGGTCACCATCTCGGAATGCGTGACGCGGAGTGCAGGGCCGAATGGTCCACCCAGTTCGCCCGGACGGTGGCCGCGGAGATCCGGTCCGGCGTCCAGAGCGGCGCCCTGACCTGGGGCGAGGCCGATCAGCTGCTCGCCAGGCTCCGGGTGCTCGTCGACCAGGCCCTCGACCTGCCGAGCATGGCGGTCTGACCCGCGTCGTCGCGGTCAGTGTCGTCGCGGTCAGTGCTCGTCGGCGCCCGTCAGCTCGTGCTCCATCGCGTCGGCCACGTCGACGACGAGCCGGAACGAGCGGTCGAAGCCGTCGAGCGCGGTGTCGAGCAGCGGGATCGAGTGCCGGAACAGCACCAGCCCGTTCTCGACGACCAGCCCACCGGTGACGGGCGCGGCGGCGCGCTCCAGCGCCAGGGCCAGGTCGATCTGCCCGATGCGGCCCACCGGCGAGGTGATCTGCGCCCACGGGTGGTGGTCCTCGCCGGTGACCAGGCGGACGGCGACGATCTGCGTGCGCTCGCCCGTGGTCGGCAGGTTGAACCACAGCTCGCCCTCGCGCTGGCGCATGATCTCGTAGCGCACCCGCACGAAGGACCCGAGGTCGTCCCAGCTCGCCATGCGTCGGACCGTACCGCCCGCCGGAGTCAGGTCTGCAGCTGGTCGACGGGCGCTCGGTCGTCGGTCAGCACGGGGGCGCCGACGGCCCGCTGACGCGTGGCGGCGTCGTCGAGGACCGAGTCCGGTTCGCCGCGCGCGGCGGACGACGCGGCCAGCGCGGCCAGGTCCGGGGCCCGGTCCGACGCCAGGAGCACGGCGTTGCCGCCGCCGCCCGGCACGAGCTGGTCGGGCCGCACCATCAGTGCGACGGTGACGAACCGGTCGGCGACGGTGGCGATCTCGGCGTCGAGCAGCGCGAGCGGGTCGCGGTCGATGATGTTGAGGACGTAGAGGCCACCGGGGCGCAGGACGCGGCGCACCTCGTCGACGAACTCCGTGGTGGCCAGGTGCCAGGGCACCGAGCGGGCGCCGAACGCGTCGCCGACGACGACGTCGGCGGAGTTCGCGGGCAGCCGGGCCAGGGTCGTGCGGGCGTCGCCGACCTGGATCTCCGTGTCCGGGATCTCGTCGACGCCGAGCTCGCGGCGCCCGAGGTCGACGACGCCCTGGTCGACCTCCAGCACCGTCGACGTGCTGCCCGGGCGGGTCGCGGCGAGCCAGCGCGGCATCGTGAAGCCGCCGCCGCCCACGTGGACGACGTCGAGCGGCTTCCCGGCGGGGTACGCGGCGTCGATCGCGCCCCCGAAGCGCTGCGTGTAGGCGAACTCGAGGTGCGCGGGGTCGGCGCGGTCGACGTAGGAGTGGCGCAGGTCGTCGAGGACGAGGACCTGGCCGCTCGCGTTCTCCGGGTCGGCGTCGACGCGGGCGCAGTAGTAGACGGTGTCGGCGTCGCAGCGCCCCGGCACGGCCACGAGCGCGACGGCGAGCAGCACCGCGGCGACCGTCGTGCGCGTGACCTCGGCCCGCCGCGCCGCCCCGGCCACCGTGGCCGCGAGGACGAGGCAGGCCAGCGCCGTGACCAGCAGGATCGCCGTGACCGGCAGGAACGTGACGAGGACGAACCCGGTGAGGAACGTGCCCGCGAGCGAGCCGATCGTGCCGGCGGCCGACAGCTCGCCGATCACCGTGCCCGACCCGTCGACGCCCGTCAGCCGGGCCCGCGTGACGGCCGGCGTGACCATCGCCAGCGCCGTGACCGACACCAGCGTCGACGCCGCCACCAGCAGGATCGCCGCCACCGGACCGGGGCCGAGCGCCGGGCCGAGCAGCCGCACCAGCGGCCGCACGGCCAGCACCCCGAGCCCGCCGACGGCCAGCGCGCCCGCCGCCACCC contains these protein-coding regions:
- the surE gene encoding 5'/3'-nucleotidase SurE; protein product: MASSRRLRALITNDDGIDSPGLWTLAASARDAGFDVVVAAPHVDASGVGASVLSVREDGRVRLHPREIPGLDGVPAFAVEGHPAFIVTSAGRGWLDPEPDVVLSGINLGANTGHAVLHSGTVGAALAAGLQGRRSLAVSLDTGWTPPERPHWEAAAQVLPEVLDLLLGTEEGTVLNLNVPDLPPAELGPLREARLAAFGMVQVRIAQRTTDGGEGLHMTWDDRAEPPEPGTDTALLREGHPTLTRLVSVGERPGVLGPGVPTS
- a CDS encoding fused MFS/spermidine synthase, translating into MNARFARFVVLVSGAAILVVETLATRLVAPYVGLTLESTTAVIGVALAGIAAGASLGGRWADVFPPRRVAAGALAVGGLGVLAVRPLVRLLGPALGPGPVAAILLVAASTLVSVTALAMVTPAVTRARLTGVDGSGTVIGELSAAGTIGSLAGTFLTGFVLVTFLPVTAILLVTALACLVLAATVAGAARRAEVTRTTVAAVLLAVALVAVPGRCDADTVYYCARVDADPENASGQVLVLDDLRHSYVDRADPAHLEFAYTQRFGGAIDAAYPAGKPLDVVHVGGGGFTMPRWLAATRPGSTSTVLEVDQGVVDLGRRELGVDEIPDTEIQVGDARTTLARLPANSADVVVGDAFGARSVPWHLATTEFVDEVRRVLRPGGLYVLNIIDRDPLALLDAEIATVADRFVTVALMVRPDQLVPGGGGNAVLLASDRAPDLAALAASSAARGEPDSVLDDAATRQRAVGAPVLTDDRAPVDQLQT